From Vanrija pseudolonga chromosome 1, complete sequence, a single genomic window includes:
- the SCS7 gene encoding Ceramide very long chain fatty acid hydroxylase SCS7: MSQPRIFAPADVKKRASRKACWVTSENNVYDITPFLDDHPGGEAFLLQYAGRDLEDVMTDKFWHEHSPSAFEMLEDFKIGVLVQGESTVSDDWVPDENFHPDETNTKADFDKNKFLDLSKPLLAQVWSAPWSKEYYLEQVHNPRHLKESARLFGYDFLEAFTRTKWFVVPLFWGPITGFLFYLSLLQFTDSSIVAGDILQWPLPRLPTVASSAFAKTIPCFLLGNLIWTLLEYGLHRFLFHIDDYLPDANWALMLHFLLHGVHHYLPMDRLRLVMPPLLFFVLETPFTRLAHLIFPKAVANGIIAGAFTFYILYDCMHYALHHTRLPQYLTEMKRYHLAHHYKNFELGFGVTSKLWDWCFNTLLV; the protein is encoded by the exons ATGTCCCAGCCGCGCATCTTTGCCCCGGCCGACGTCAAGAAGA GGGCCTCGCGTAAGGCTTGCTGGGTTACCAGTGAGAACAATGTCTACGACATCACCcccttcctcgacgaccacccaGGAGGTgaggccttcctcctccagtACGCTGGCCGTGACCTCGAGGATGTCATGACCGACAAATTTTGGCACGAGCACTCGCCTTCGGCATTCGAGATGCTCGAGGACTTCAAAATTGGTGTCCTTGTGCAAGGGGAGTCGACAGTCTCTGATG ACTGGGTGCCTGATGAGAACTTCCACCCCGACGAGACCAACACCAAGGCCGACTTTGACAAGAACAAGTTCCTTGACCTGTCAAAGCCCCTGTTGGCACAGGTGTGGAGTGCTCCTTGGTCCAAGGAGTACTACCTCGAGCAGGTCCACAACCCGCGCCATCTGAAGGAGTCGGCTCGTCTCTTCGGCTATGACTTCCTGGAGGCTTTCACGCGTACCAAGTGGTTTGTGGTTCCCCTGTTCTGGGGTCCCATTACCGGCTTCCTCTTCTACCTCTCGCTCCTCCAGTTCACCGACTCGTCGATTGTCGCTGGCGACATCCTGCAGTGGCCGCTGCCCCGTCTTCCCACTGTGGCGTCTTCGGCGTTCGCCAAGACCATCCCTtgcttcctcctcggcaacctcATCTGGACGCTCCTCGAGTACGGCCTCCACCGTTTCCTCTTCCACATCGACGACTACCTCCCCGACGCCAACTGGGCCTTGATGCTCCACTTCCTCCTCCACGGTGTCCACCACTACCTGCCCATGGACCGTCTCCGCCTGGTCATGCCCCCTCTCCTCTTCTTTGTGCTCGAGACCCCGTTCACCCGTCTTGCGCACCTCATCTTCCCCAAGGCGGTCGCCAACGGCATCATCGCCGGTGCTTTCACCTTCTACATCCTCTACGACTGCATGCACTACGCCCTCCACCACACCCGCCTTCCTCAGTACCTTACTGAGATGAAGCGCTACCACCTTGCTCACCACTACAAGA ACTTTGAGCTTGGCTTTGGTGTCACCTCGAAGCTTTGGGACTGGTGCTTCAACACCCTGCTGGTGTAA
- the PF14_0175_0 gene encoding uncharacterized protein encodes MSNFGQGFQNTGFDPSLLYQLPNAGGNINVGNLGNQSAASGFNLSQLTANLGGAGGNSIPQGWLTSFNTLQSQASQQMNQQARQQQQPQQQGNQLNQVNVNQGLGGNPLVPQANDSQRQLDILRNMQAVRTGGMGNASPQQNATQALIAQQLQQLQQAHPQLAAQQQQQQQQQQQQQQQQRQTPQQQPQQPAQRLPQQQMGQPQQPQQPQPQPGQQGLQPAQAQAQLQTMAMKAAEAILNTKDLSSLPQQMFSQYTGLLRKGNIMTPDIQKAIQKVQQWAAQNSANAANNAGTSASLPVDLTNATPTMPSTQLPQGQNVNLQQNSLQQQPGMPQNPSQMTLQQREQLAKRLIAGQGGVNPNTHAQLLAMAAQQRTQQTRLPSGNINMANLAQVQQLTNAFQQNPLQPTLSPAVQQQLLMQLQNQQNQQNQQNQQNQQNQQNQQNQQNQQNQGQNAPKPLGQQQQPQQQQPAQQQLPLQQQQSQPQQQQQQQQQQPEQQQPGQQGTPTMSQQTQLAGLNQAKPGAQPWAAQPIRSPANLPSEADWLRVLRGLHHNQNLQYPMVDGKQVNLYKLFAYVFAYGGYRFPLDKLWALAAASVGFSIGSAPGQPGTEAIAKQISDIYHTYLSRLEELWVQNLVQQQNQQNQQNQQNQQGQQNQQNQTPQTAGTSQQGAAQVAQQQQQQQPQPQPQQAQPQQHQQQTALNNQQTNMNRGLSQFTPQQQATINGLMQQQQQQAQQQQPQTQQQQNALAQGLRGVPQGLSAEFLNAVSQNPNISMTEDQRRLMLAVQAQQRNQQAQAQQLQQQQQPTPQQQPQQLPQGPQPQPTQQVSQQNQQFHQQQQMQQQQAQQQQQQQQQLQQQQVQQQTQQQAQQQQAQQQQVAQQAQQAQQAQQQQQPQQQQQQQQPQPQQQQVSQQPQQPQQQPVAQQPQQSQMTPGQAGQPAQPGQPTQTQAPPRNLTELIEGIRARERELETAFINTRRQVVPIPPEQQNDYRTVLDAVARLAHEAKTKSPLFNVVCGPNEVDKTRCQGLIQLSSICSAAVMKAKNNQPCLTLKELDSVRVRLKTVLDESNAHLTTAMNEPRLRMRLQMLTSELGKTSNGGATASAAAAAVGQSMPTAPGQLTPLAAQAALANAIGGSTPLQQGMQLSPEVVNNLIKRPLKQEDLKPPPPPKVRKVKVEQSPKAPAEDTKLPRTPATQAATPAAEVSTPSGSKPRAPKRKASTTTPKTAKKPKATEETKPAPSPAVTGTPAPAAATPQATEGAPSVASAASTPAPSAGYTGNALAVSRSKHSDYFAAQNKTAESERENSAAFFSSRQSLTSFDGDLSAAVNVWTEAQLARPAPPMAMPGPPSTDDALADQSWHDFINEQNFDPDEQTPLLTRCRSLDTDPECSPREGDLLGRSPLVAFHVATAHGAHDPKLFAARRVPLMSPSARPYNGMLFVEDDNPDVEPWMT; translated from the exons atgTCGAACTTTGGACAGGGCTTCCAGAACACTGGGTTTGACCCCTCGCTCCTCTACCAACTCCCCAATGCTGGCGGCAACATCAACGTGGGGAACcttggt AATCAGTCGGCAGCATCAGGCTTCAACCTGAGCCAGTTGACGGCCAACCTCGGAGGTGCTGGCGGAAACTCGATCCCACAAGGGTGGCTCACATCTTTCAACACACTGCAGTCCCAGGCTAGTCAGCAGATGAACCAGCAGGCTCgtcaacagcagcagccccaaCAGCAAGGCAACCAGCTCAATCAGGTCAATGTCAACCAGGGGCTCGGTGGCAACCCACTCGTTCCCCAGGCCAATGACAGCCAACGCCAATTAGATATC TTACGCAACATGCAAGCCGTCCGAACGGGTGGTATGGGTAACGCCTCTCCACAACAGAACGCCACCCAGGCCCTAATCGCCCAGCAACTCCAGCAGTTACAACAGGCTCACCCACAACTGGCTGcccagcaacagcaacagcagcagcagcagcagcagcagcagcagcagcagcgccaaactccccagcagcagccgcagcagcccgcGCAGCGCCTGCCACAGCAGCAAATGggccagccgcagcagcctcagcagcCTCAGCCCCAGCCGGGTCAACAAGGCCTGCAGCCTGCCCAGGCTCAAGCCCAGCTTCAAACGATGGCGATGAAGGCAGCCGAGGCGATTTTGAACACCAAG GACCTGTCCTCGCTCCCCCAGCAAATGTTTAGCCAGTACACGGGATTGCTTCGAAAGGGCAACATCATGACACCAGATATCCAAAAGGCTATCCAGAAAGT GCAACAGTGGGCTGCTCAGAACTCGGCGAACGCCGCCAACAACGCTGGCACAAGTGCCTCGCTGCCTGTTGACTTGACAAACGCAACCCCCACAATGCCGAGCACACAGCTGCCCCAAGGTCAGAACGTGAATCTGCAGCAAAACTCGcttcagcagcagcctggaATGCCCCAAAACCCATCGCAGATGACCCTTCAGCAACGCGAGCAGCTTGCCAAGCGTTTGATTGCCGGGCAGGGCGGTGTCAACCCCaacacccacgcccagctGTTAGCGatggcggcgcagcagcgcacTCAACAGACCCGGTTGCCTTCAGGCAACATCAACATGGCCAACTTGGCCCAGGTTCAGCAGCTCACCAACGCTTTCCAGCAAAACCCTCTGCAACCCACTCTGTCTCCTGCCGTACAGCAGCAACTGCTCATGCAGTTACAGAACCAGCAGAACCAGCAGAACCAGCAGAACCAGCAGAACCAGCAGAACCAGCAGAACCAGCAGAACCAGCAGAACCAGCAGAACCAGGGCCAAAATGCACCAAAGCCGCTTGgtcaacagcagcagccgcagcagcagcagcccgcccAGCAGCAACTGCCTctacagcagcagcagtctcagccccagcaacaacaacaacagcagcagcagcagccagaaCAACAGCAGCCAGGGCAACAAGGCACGCCGACGATGTCTCAGCAGACCCAGCTCGCCGGCCTTAACCAGGCCAAGCCCGGCGCTCAGCCATGGGCGGCCCAGCCAATCCGGTCTCCCGCCAATCTTCCTTCTGAGGCGGATTGGCTTCGCGTGCTTCGCGGACTGCACCACAATCAAAACCTGCAGTACCCCATGGTCGACGGGAAACAAGTCAACCTCTACAAGCTATTCGCTTATGTCTTTGCCTATGGAGGGTACCGCTTC CCCTTGGACAAGCTTtgggctctggcggcggcctctGTTGGCTTCAGCATAGGCTCGGCCCCTGGGCAGCCTGGCACCGAGGCGATCGCAAAGCAGATCAGTGACATCTATCACACATATCTCAGCCGCCTTGAGGAGCTCTGGGTGCAGAATCTCGTTCAGCAGCAGAACCAGCAAAACCAGCAGAACCAGCAGAACCAGCAGGGCCAGCAGAACCAGCAGAACCAGACCCCTCAGACCGCCGGTACGAGTCAGCAAGGTGCGGCGCAGGTTGctcagcagcaacagcagcagcagccgcagcctcagcctcagcAGGCCCAACCCCAGCAGCATCAACAGCAAACGGCCCTGAACAACCAGCAGACCAACATGAACCGCGGGCTCAGCCAGTTCACgcctcagcagcaggcgACCATCAACGGCTTAatgcagcaacagcagcaacaggcgcagcagcagcagccccagactcagcagcagcagaatGCTCTCGCTCAGGGTCTACGAGGCGTCCCCCAAGGCCTATCTGCAGAGTTCTTGAATGCCGTTTCCCAAAACCCCAACATCTCGATGACCGAGGACCAGCGTCGCCTGATGCTTGCTGTCCAGGCGCAGCAGAGGAATCAGCAGGCGCAGGCCCAACAGCtgcaacaacagcagcaacctacaccacagcagcagccacagcAGCTGCCGCAAGGGCCGCAGCCTCAGCCAACGCAGCAAGTTTCTCAGCAAAACCAGCAGttccaccagcagcagcagatgcagcagcagcaggcccaacaacagcagcagcagcagcagcaactgcagcagcaacaggTCCAGCAGCAGACCCAGCAGCaagcccagcagcagcaggcccagcagcagcaagtcgcccagcaggcccagcaggcccAACAGGctcaacagcagcagcaaccgcagcagcagcagcagcagcagcagcctcagcctcagcagcagcaagttTCGCAACAGCCTCAGCAACCGCAACAGCAGCCGGTCGCGCAACAGCCCCAGCAGAGCCAGATGACACCAGGGCAGGCTGGTCAACCAGCCCAGCCCGGTCAGCCAACTCAGACTCAGGCGCCACCTCGTAACCTTACTGAACTGATAGAAGGGATTCGAGCAAGAGAGCGGGAATTGGAAACGGCGTTCA TCAACACCCGCCGACAGGTTGTCCCGATCCCGCCTGAGCAGCAAAACGACTACCGGACTGTCCTGGATGCCGTTGCTCGCCTGGCCCACGAGGCCAAGACGAAGAGTCCACTCTTCAATGTCGTGTGCGGCCCCAACGAGGTCGACAAAACTCGTTGTCAAGGCCTCATCCAGCTGTCGTCCATCTGCTCGGCAGCTGTCATGAAGGCGAAGAACAACCAGCCTTGCCTGACACTGAAGGAGCTCGACAGCGTACGCGTTAGACTCAAGACTGTTCTGGATGAGTCGAACGCCCACCTCACCACTGCGATGAACGAACCTCGACTGAGAATGCGTCTTCAAATGTTGACCAGTGAACTCGGCAAGACCAGCAACGGTGGTgcgacagcctcggcggctgcggctgctgtgGGACAGTCGATGCCCACTGCTCCCGGCCAACTTACGCCGTTGGCGGCTCAGGCTGCCCTGGCGAATGCGATCGGGGGAAGCACGCCGCTCCAGCAAGGCATGCAGCTGAGTCCCGAGGTCGTCAACAACCTCATTAAGAGACCTTTAAAGCAAGAAGATCTCaagccgcctccgccacccaaGGTCCGCAaggtcaaagtcgagcagTCTCCTAAGGCTCCTGCTGAGGACACCAAGCTTCCCCGAACGCCAGCCACGCAAGCTGCAACACCAGCTGCCGAAGTAAGCACACCGAGTGGTTCAAAGCCAAGGGCGCCTAAGCGAAAGGCCTCGACTACGACACCCAAGACTGCGAAGAAGCCCAAAGCCACAGAGGAGACTAAGCCAGCACCCAGCCCCGCTGTTACCGGCACTCCTGCGCCTGCCGCAGCCACGCCACAGGCCACTGAGGGTGCCCCATCAGTAGCATCAGCTGCGTCTACACCTGCACCTTCCGCTGGCTACACTGGAAACGCGCTTGCCGTCTCAAGATCAAAGCATTCCGACTATTTCGCTGCTCAGAACAAGACGGCAGAATCGGAGCGCGAGAActcggcagccttcttcTCTTCCAGGCAAAGTCTGACCTCCTTTGATGGAGACCTTTCCGCCGCTGTCAACGTCTGGACCGAAGCTCAGCTTGCCCGCCCTGCTCCGCCAATGGCCATGCCGGGCCCCCCTTCAACAGACGACGCCCTGGCCGACCAGTCTTGGCACGATTTTATCAACGAACAAAATTTTGACCCAGACGAGCAGACACCACTCCTTACTCGCTGTCGCAGCCTCGACACCGACCCTGAGTGCAGCCCACGTGAAGGCGATCTGCTCGGTCGGTCACCCCTTGTCGCCTTCCATGTTGCGACGGCTCACGGAGCGCACGACCCAAAGCTGTtcgcagctcggcgtgtGCCTTTGATGAGCCCGTCTGCACGCCCATACAACGGCATGCTcttcgtcgaggacgacaacCCCGACGTGGAGCCTTGGATGACTTAG
- the PF14_0175_0 gene encoding uncharacterized protein, whose translation MSNFGQGFQNTGFDPSLLYQLPNAGGNINVGNLGNQSAASGFNLSQLTANLGGAGGNSIPQGWLTSFNTLQSQASQQMNQQARQQQQPQQQGNQLNQVNVNQGLGGNPLVPQANDSQRQLDILRNMQAVRTGGMGNASPQQNATQALIAQQLQQLQQAHPQLAAQQQQQQQQQQQQQQQQRQTPQQQPQQPAQRLPQQQMGQPQQPQQPQPQPGQQGLQPAQAQAQLQTMAMKAAEAILNTKDLSSLPQQMFSQYTGLLRKGNIMTPDIQKAIQKVQQWAAQNSANAANNAGTSASLPVDLTNATPTMPSTQLPQGQNVNLQQNSLQQQPGMPQNPSQMTLQQREQLAKRLIAGQGGVNPNTHAQLLAMAAQQRTQQTRLPSGNINMANLAQVQQLTNAFQQNPLQPTLSPAVQQQLLMQLQNQQNQQNQQNQQNQQNQQNQQNQQNQQNQGQNAPKPLGQQQQPQQQQPAQQQLPLQQQQSQPQQQQQQQQQQPEQQQPGQQGTPTMSQQTQLAGLNQAKPGAQPWAAQPIRSPANLPSEADWLRVLRGLHHNQNLQYPMVDGKQVNLYKLFAYVFAYGGYRFHQQQTALNNQQTNMNRGLSQFTPQQQATINGLMQQQQQQAQQQQPQTQQQQNALAQGLRGVPQGLSAEFLNAVSQNPNISMTEDQRRLMLAVQAQQRNQQAQAQQLQQQQQPTPQQQPQQLPQGPQPQPTQQVSQQNQQFHQQQQMQQQQAQQQQQQQQQLQQQQVQQQTQQQAQQQQAQQQQVAQQAQQAQQAQQQQQPQQQQQQQQPQPQQQQVSQQPQQPQQQPVAQQPQQSQMTPGQAGQPAQPGQPTQTQAPPRNLTELIEGIRARERELETAFINTRRQVVPIPPEQQNDYRTVLDAVARLAHEAKTKSPLFNVVCGPNEVDKTRCQGLIQLSSICSAAVMKAKNNQPCLTLKELDSVRVRLKTVLDESNAHLTTAMNEPRLRMRLQMLTSELGKTSNGGATASAAAAAVGQSMPTAPGQLTPLAAQAALANAIGGSTPLQQGMQLSPEVVNNLIKRPLKQEDLKPPPPPKVRKVKVEQSPKAPAEDTKLPRTPATQAATPAAEVSTPSGSKPRAPKRKASTTTPKTAKKPKATEETKPAPSPAVTGTPAPAAATPQATEGAPSVASAASTPAPSAGYTGNALAVSRSKHSDYFAAQNKTAESERENSAAFFSSRQSLTSFDGDLSAAVNVWTEAQLARPAPPMAMPGPPSTDDALADQSWHDFINEQNFDPDEQTPLLTRCRSLDTDPECSPREGDLLGRSPLVAFHVATAHGAHDPKLFAARRVPLMSPSARPYNGMLFVEDDNPDVEPWMT comes from the exons atgTCGAACTTTGGACAGGGCTTCCAGAACACTGGGTTTGACCCCTCGCTCCTCTACCAACTCCCCAATGCTGGCGGCAACATCAACGTGGGGAACcttggt AATCAGTCGGCAGCATCAGGCTTCAACCTGAGCCAGTTGACGGCCAACCTCGGAGGTGCTGGCGGAAACTCGATCCCACAAGGGTGGCTCACATCTTTCAACACACTGCAGTCCCAGGCTAGTCAGCAGATGAACCAGCAGGCTCgtcaacagcagcagccccaaCAGCAAGGCAACCAGCTCAATCAGGTCAATGTCAACCAGGGGCTCGGTGGCAACCCACTCGTTCCCCAGGCCAATGACAGCCAACGCCAATTAGATATC TTACGCAACATGCAAGCCGTCCGAACGGGTGGTATGGGTAACGCCTCTCCACAACAGAACGCCACCCAGGCCCTAATCGCCCAGCAACTCCAGCAGTTACAACAGGCTCACCCACAACTGGCTGcccagcaacagcaacagcagcagcagcagcagcagcagcagcagcagcagcgccaaactccccagcagcagccgcagcagcccgcGCAGCGCCTGCCACAGCAGCAAATGggccagccgcagcagcctcagcagcCTCAGCCCCAGCCGGGTCAACAAGGCCTGCAGCCTGCCCAGGCTCAAGCCCAGCTTCAAACGATGGCGATGAAGGCAGCCGAGGCGATTTTGAACACCAAG GACCTGTCCTCGCTCCCCCAGCAAATGTTTAGCCAGTACACGGGATTGCTTCGAAAGGGCAACATCATGACACCAGATATCCAAAAGGCTATCCAGAAAGT GCAACAGTGGGCTGCTCAGAACTCGGCGAACGCCGCCAACAACGCTGGCACAAGTGCCTCGCTGCCTGTTGACTTGACAAACGCAACCCCCACAATGCCGAGCACACAGCTGCCCCAAGGTCAGAACGTGAATCTGCAGCAAAACTCGcttcagcagcagcctggaATGCCCCAAAACCCATCGCAGATGACCCTTCAGCAACGCGAGCAGCTTGCCAAGCGTTTGATTGCCGGGCAGGGCGGTGTCAACCCCaacacccacgcccagctGTTAGCGatggcggcgcagcagcgcacTCAACAGACCCGGTTGCCTTCAGGCAACATCAACATGGCCAACTTGGCCCAGGTTCAGCAGCTCACCAACGCTTTCCAGCAAAACCCTCTGCAACCCACTCTGTCTCCTGCCGTACAGCAGCAACTGCTCATGCAGTTACAGAACCAGCAGAACCAGCAGAACCAGCAGAACCAGCAGAACCAGCAGAACCAGCAGAACCAGCAGAACCAGCAGAACCAGCAGAACCAGGGCCAAAATGCACCAAAGCCGCTTGgtcaacagcagcagccgcagcagcagcagcccgcccAGCAGCAACTGCCTctacagcagcagcagtctcagccccagcaacaacaacaacagcagcagcagcagccagaaCAACAGCAGCCAGGGCAACAAGGCACGCCGACGATGTCTCAGCAGACCCAGCTCGCCGGCCTTAACCAGGCCAAGCCCGGCGCTCAGCCATGGGCGGCCCAGCCAATCCGGTCTCCCGCCAATCTTCCTTCTGAGGCGGATTGGCTTCGCGTGCTTCGCGGACTGCACCACAATCAAAACCTGCAGTACCCCATGGTCGACGGGAAACAAGTCAACCTCTACAAGCTATTCGCTTATGTCTTTGCCTATGGAGGGTACCGCTTC CATCAACAGCAAACGGCCCTGAACAACCAGCAGACCAACATGAACCGCGGGCTCAGCCAGTTCACgcctcagcagcaggcgACCATCAACGGCTTAatgcagcaacagcagcaacaggcgcagcagcagcagccccagactcagcagcagcagaatGCTCTCGCTCAGGGTCTACGAGGCGTCCCCCAAGGCCTATCTGCAGAGTTCTTGAATGCCGTTTCCCAAAACCCCAACATCTCGATGACCGAGGACCAGCGTCGCCTGATGCTTGCTGTCCAGGCGCAGCAGAGGAATCAGCAGGCGCAGGCCCAACAGCtgcaacaacagcagcaacctacaccacagcagcagccacagcAGCTGCCGCAAGGGCCGCAGCCTCAGCCAACGCAGCAAGTTTCTCAGCAAAACCAGCAGttccaccagcagcagcagatgcagcagcagcaggcccaacaacagcagcagcagcagcagcaactgcagcagcaacaggTCCAGCAGCAGACCCAGCAGCaagcccagcagcagcaggcccagcagcagcaagtcgcccagcaggcccagcaggcccAACAGGctcaacagcagcagcaaccgcagcagcagcagcagcagcagcagcctcagcctcagcagcagcaagttTCGCAACAGCCTCAGCAACCGCAACAGCAGCCGGTCGCGCAACAGCCCCAGCAGAGCCAGATGACACCAGGGCAGGCTGGTCAACCAGCCCAGCCCGGTCAGCCAACTCAGACTCAGGCGCCACCTCGTAACCTTACTGAACTGATAGAAGGGATTCGAGCAAGAGAGCGGGAATTGGAAACGGCGTTCA TCAACACCCGCCGACAGGTTGTCCCGATCCCGCCTGAGCAGCAAAACGACTACCGGACTGTCCTGGATGCCGTTGCTCGCCTGGCCCACGAGGCCAAGACGAAGAGTCCACTCTTCAATGTCGTGTGCGGCCCCAACGAGGTCGACAAAACTCGTTGTCAAGGCCTCATCCAGCTGTCGTCCATCTGCTCGGCAGCTGTCATGAAGGCGAAGAACAACCAGCCTTGCCTGACACTGAAGGAGCTCGACAGCGTACGCGTTAGACTCAAGACTGTTCTGGATGAGTCGAACGCCCACCTCACCACTGCGATGAACGAACCTCGACTGAGAATGCGTCTTCAAATGTTGACCAGTGAACTCGGCAAGACCAGCAACGGTGGTgcgacagcctcggcggctgcggctgctgtgGGACAGTCGATGCCCACTGCTCCCGGCCAACTTACGCCGTTGGCGGCTCAGGCTGCCCTGGCGAATGCGATCGGGGGAAGCACGCCGCTCCAGCAAGGCATGCAGCTGAGTCCCGAGGTCGTCAACAACCTCATTAAGAGACCTTTAAAGCAAGAAGATCTCaagccgcctccgccacccaaGGTCCGCAaggtcaaagtcgagcagTCTCCTAAGGCTCCTGCTGAGGACACCAAGCTTCCCCGAACGCCAGCCACGCAAGCTGCAACACCAGCTGCCGAAGTAAGCACACCGAGTGGTTCAAAGCCAAGGGCGCCTAAGCGAAAGGCCTCGACTACGACACCCAAGACTGCGAAGAAGCCCAAAGCCACAGAGGAGACTAAGCCAGCACCCAGCCCCGCTGTTACCGGCACTCCTGCGCCTGCCGCAGCCACGCCACAGGCCACTGAGGGTGCCCCATCAGTAGCATCAGCTGCGTCTACACCTGCACCTTCCGCTGGCTACACTGGAAACGCGCTTGCCGTCTCAAGATCAAAGCATTCCGACTATTTCGCTGCTCAGAACAAGACGGCAGAATCGGAGCGCGAGAActcggcagccttcttcTCTTCCAGGCAAAGTCTGACCTCCTTTGATGGAGACCTTTCCGCCGCTGTCAACGTCTGGACCGAAGCTCAGCTTGCCCGCCCTGCTCCGCCAATGGCCATGCCGGGCCCCCCTTCAACAGACGACGCCCTGGCCGACCAGTCTTGGCACGATTTTATCAACGAACAAAATTTTGACCCAGACGAGCAGACACCACTCCTTACTCGCTGTCGCAGCCTCGACACCGACCCTGAGTGCAGCCCACGTGAAGGCGATCTGCTCGGTCGGTCACCCCTTGTCGCCTTCCATGTTGCGACGGCTCACGGAGCGCACGACCCAAAGCTGTtcgcagctcggcgtgtGCCTTTGATGAGCCCGTCTGCACGCCCATACAACGGCATGCTcttcgtcgaggacgacaacCCCGACGTGGAGCCTTGGATGACTTAG
- the Trip13 gene encoding Pachytene checkpoint protein 2 translates to MRQRALHSSPLKSPVKQEPADPVDIDMAIQHGRRTAPNGIHRKGHSDEFDGEEVDMSMLDDEDEESDSDDDDDYDQPIAPVVHVEVRLSDDSRVIGSVIESNLLPMLRQAYEWVPPATFVPERYWADIPILGRNVAQIYIAECDASVEAVTADFRIHTYRASDRPVTHITGGLDEDEDDSRTSAATICELPSRLHEGLWDSLVYPDDIKEKLLTYIHSTSLFAENEVDFNVISWNRLILLYGPPGTGKTSLCRALAQKLSIRMSETYSRGQLVEINSHSLFSKWFSESGKLVQKLFDDVTDLAEDDECLVVVMIDEVESLTAARLGAMNGNEPSDALRVVNALLTQLDKLKSRKNVLVMTTSNLAGSIDSAFVDRADIKQYVGLPPVAAIYWILSSCLQALGDADLAPGAKHLLKWSDCILARGVLPLSEKKRVNRAREASYKLREIAERCHELELSGRFLRKVPVMAHARYLAGRAGGRASLDRWMEALGKAVEDERLARELVNQAEGKHSVKSKPQA, encoded by the exons ATGCGACAGCGTGCTCTCCATTCCTCTCCATTGAAAAGCCCAGTCAAGCAAG AGCCTGCTGATCCGGTTGACATCGACATGG CCATCCAGCACGGACGCCGCACGGCACCCAATGGCATCCACCGCAAAGGCCACTCGGACGAGtttgatggcgaggaggtcgacatGTCCATGCTGGATGACGAAGATGAGGAGAGCGACTctgatgacgatgatgactATGACCAGCCCATAGCCCCAGTTGTCCATG TCGAAGTGCGTCTCAGTGATGACTCGAGGGTTATCGGGAGCGTTATCGAGAGCAACCTTCTCCCAATGCTGCGGCAAGCGTACGAATGGGTGCCGCCTGCAACATTCGTGCCCGAGAGGTACTGGGCGGACATCCCCATTCTAGGAAGGAACGTTGCGCAGATTTACATCGCTGAATGTGATG CTTCGGTCGAAGCGGTCACTGCGGACTTCCGAATCCACACTTACAGAGCGTCTGACCGGCCCGTCACCCACATCACTGGCGGATtagacgaggacgaagacgactCGCGTACATCTGCAGCCACTATCTGTGAACTCCCTTCACGGCTGCACGAGGGTCTGTGGGATAGTCTCGTATATCCAGACGACATCAAAGAGAAGCTTCTCACCTACATCCACTCGACCTCGCTCTTTGCAGAGAACGAAGTCGACTTCAACGTCATCTCCTGGAATCG CCTTATCCTCTTGTATGGGCCTCCAGGTACGGGCAAAACCTCTCTGTGTCGCGCCCTGGCACAGAAACTGTCTATCCGCATGTCGGAGAC ATACTCGCGCGGGCAACTTGTCGAGATCAACTCCCACTCCCTGTTTTCAAAATGGTTCAGCGAGAGCGGCAAGCTGGTGCAGAAGCTGTTCGACGACGTGACAGACTTGGCAGAAGATGACGAATGCCTTGTCGTGGTCATGATCG acgaggtcgagtcaCTCACGGCCGCCCGGTTAGGGGCAATGAATGGCAATGAGCCTTCTGATGCTTTGAGG GTTGTCAATGCCCTCCTGACGCAACTAGACAAGCTCAAGTCCCGCAAGAATGTCCTAGTCATGACAACTTCCAATCTCGCTGGGTCCATCG ACTCTGCCTttgtcgaccgcgccgataTCAAACAATACGTGGGCCTCCCACCGGTTGCCGCCATCTACTGGATCCTTTCGTCCTGCTTGCAAGCACTTGGCGACGCCGATCTAGCCCCAGGGGCTAAGCATCTCCTGAAATGGAGCGACTGCATCTTGGCCCGCGGTGTGCTCCCACTGTCCGAGAAGAAGCGAGTGAACCGCGCAAGAGAGGCGTCGTACAAGCTCCGCGAAATCGCAGAGCGCTGTCATGAGCTGGAGCTGAGTGGGCGCTTCCTGCGCAAGGTGCCTGTCATGGCACACGCTCGCTATCTGGCTGGACGCGCAGGCGGCCGTGCAAGCCTTGACAGGTGGATGGAGGCCCTGGGTAAAGCGGTTGAGGACGAGCGGCTGgcccgcgagctcgtcaatcAGGCTGAAGGCAAGCACTCCGTCAAATCCAAACCCCAAGCATAA